One Synechococcus sp. CC9605 genomic window carries:
- a CDS encoding DUF1345 domain-containing protein → MPLLSVRETLTVAISLALTCDLLIFLRRTWLLSTARTREILSCSEARESLVAERTIALVFLSLGMLSFCLTELHSPQDALPNRVHIFTAFLALFLMWLELHNGFALYYAKRYYEMNPTPLAADDTQHGFIFEGNEPSFSDFLYISYSIGLTYSMTDCGLEDASVRRIVLVHCLSSFLFASTIFSIILSLVTQVA, encoded by the coding sequence TTGCCACTTCTCTCCGTAAGGGAAACCTTAACGGTCGCGATTTCTCTGGCTTTGACATGTGATTTGCTTATCTTTTTACGCAGAACATGGCTACTTAGTACTGCCCGTACTAGAGAAATTCTTTCATGTTCTGAAGCCAGAGAGTCATTGGTAGCAGAAAGAACCATTGCTTTGGTTTTTCTCAGTCTTGGAATGTTGAGCTTTTGTCTTACAGAGCTCCATTCGCCCCAGGATGCATTGCCAAACCGCGTTCATATTTTTACTGCGTTTTTAGCTTTGTTCTTGATGTGGTTGGAGCTGCACAATGGTTTCGCTCTTTATTATGCCAAAAGGTATTACGAGATGAATCCTACTCCGCTAGCTGCTGATGATACGCAACATGGATTTATTTTTGAAGGGAATGAGCCATCATTTAGTGATTTTCTGTACATCTCTTATTCGATCGGTTTGACATATTCGATGACTGATTGTGGCTTAGAGGATGCATCCGTACGTCGTATTGTTCTTGTTCATTGTCTTTCATCGTTCCTTTTTGCATCGACAATATTTTCAATTATTCTGTCTCTTGTTACACAGGTTGCCTAA
- a CDS encoding heavy metal translocating P-type ATPase, producing the protein MATSYQLPSDFEVLEGGVSASNGHPKMGLPRFVDRVLHASKRRLRFSVESDFEDFDNFERHLHSLPSVLHVRSNKWACCYVIVFKEDSATDPFQWLLSLPQLTSDIPFVPEAIKSSSSTIEGIGEDDDEKFVPTRIILPVCSLGLAILAGPLSLPPLAIGVFIIGSAHLSFRRAWSGLKHEKKINVDFLDALAVLLHSLEGFLLGPAMMITMIEGGEAVRDATQRIAHSSNTDLVSSLQSDVRLITDKGEVIVSSFDLSPGDRVSFLPGDKIPIDGVIDSGEASLDVVKLTGESVPRISGPGDEILAGFIVLEGNLVVTTTAVGDDTRVGQITKMIESAPVFDTRVGNFAANIANRFVLPTLALAGVSLLLSAGNIAQAASLLMFDLGTGLRVSVPTAIMAALARASSQGLLIRSGRALEQLVDVDVVIFDKTGTLTEGHPSVVHFAIFDTEGRPIQTVSDARRKELLQLSTSLEQGLNHPIAKAIRDSAECEEIDVIPCDAWDYRVGRGVVASVNGQQALLGNSKLLLEEGVEIPSIEERPDLAVATPIYLALDGVLVAIHYALDRVRPDTPDLIAELHRRGIEAHMLTGDIGTVAHAVAAEIGLKPEEVHSDALPDQKAELVQHFTSQGKKVVFVGDGINDSAALAYADVSVSFASGSDLARETADVVLTNDRVSDLIVAQDLARHTFALVKQNIGIVGVPNLSALLIGTFLPVSPIAAVFLNNGSCLVAAGNAIRALGFKAKALPSAKPSTRRDLVDVVASESDPDSQPILDLDLSGLAKRVGVSYQKISARRRRPDFSDWIAERDPDGHAWQYCSKRKSFSVIAA; encoded by the coding sequence ATGGCTACTTCCTACCAATTGCCCTCTGATTTTGAAGTACTCGAAGGAGGAGTTTCTGCTTCGAATGGTCATCCGAAAATGGGTTTGCCCCGGTTCGTTGACAGAGTTCTTCATGCATCAAAGCGGCGATTGAGATTTAGTGTTGAATCCGATTTTGAAGACTTTGATAATTTTGAGCGTCATCTGCATTCTCTTCCCAGCGTCCTTCACGTACGTTCTAACAAATGGGCTTGTTGTTACGTCATTGTTTTCAAAGAGGATTCAGCCACTGACCCATTTCAGTGGTTGCTTTCTTTACCTCAGCTTACGAGCGATATACCCTTTGTGCCTGAAGCTATTAAGTCGTCTTCATCTACAATTGAAGGAATTGGCGAAGATGATGATGAAAAATTTGTACCGACTCGTATCATTTTGCCCGTCTGCTCCTTAGGTTTAGCCATTCTGGCTGGGCCTCTTTCGCTACCCCCATTGGCGATAGGTGTTTTCATCATAGGTTCGGCGCATCTCAGCTTCAGGCGAGCCTGGTCTGGGCTCAAACATGAAAAGAAAATCAACGTAGATTTTCTTGATGCATTGGCTGTTCTTCTTCACAGCCTTGAAGGGTTCCTACTCGGGCCAGCGATGATGATCACGATGATTGAGGGCGGTGAGGCAGTTCGTGATGCGACCCAGCGAATTGCTCATTCCTCCAACACTGATCTTGTCTCCAGTCTTCAGTCGGATGTCCGTTTGATTACTGACAAAGGTGAAGTGATTGTTTCTAGCTTTGACCTGTCTCCTGGAGATCGGGTTTCATTCCTCCCTGGCGACAAGATTCCTATTGATGGTGTGATTGATTCTGGTGAAGCATCACTTGATGTGGTCAAGCTGACTGGTGAGTCTGTACCGAGAATCTCGGGACCTGGGGATGAAATTCTTGCTGGTTTTATAGTTCTTGAAGGTAATTTGGTTGTCACAACAACGGCTGTCGGCGATGACACAAGGGTGGGTCAAATCACAAAAATGATCGAATCGGCGCCTGTGTTTGACACACGCGTCGGTAATTTTGCTGCCAACATCGCGAACCGCTTTGTTTTGCCCACCCTTGCTCTCGCGGGAGTCTCGTTGCTCCTAAGCGCGGGCAATATTGCTCAGGCTGCATCGCTACTGATGTTTGACCTTGGTACCGGACTTCGTGTTTCAGTGCCAACTGCAATCATGGCCGCTTTGGCCCGTGCAAGTAGCCAGGGTCTTTTAATTCGGAGCGGCCGCGCCCTCGAGCAATTGGTTGATGTCGATGTGGTGATCTTCGACAAGACTGGAACACTCACGGAAGGGCATCCTTCGGTGGTTCACTTCGCCATTTTTGACACTGAGGGGCGTCCCATCCAGACCGTCTCCGATGCTCGTAGAAAAGAACTCTTGCAACTTTCGACCTCTTTAGAGCAAGGGCTTAATCATCCAATCGCCAAGGCGATTCGTGATTCTGCAGAGTGTGAGGAGATCGATGTCATTCCCTGTGACGCTTGGGACTACAGGGTTGGTCGTGGTGTAGTTGCCAGTGTCAATGGACAACAAGCATTGCTTGGAAATTCCAAACTTCTTCTTGAGGAAGGAGTTGAAATCCCTTCAATTGAGGAGCGCCCCGATCTTGCTGTAGCGACACCGATCTACTTGGCTCTTGATGGGGTATTGGTAGCTATCCACTACGCTCTCGACCGTGTAAGGCCTGATACTCCAGATTTGATCGCGGAGCTTCATCGCCGTGGCATCGAAGCCCACATGCTTACCGGCGACATCGGCACAGTGGCACATGCTGTGGCTGCAGAAATCGGGCTGAAGCCTGAAGAAGTTCATTCTGATGCACTCCCTGATCAGAAGGCTGAATTGGTTCAGCACTTCACCTCTCAGGGGAAGAAGGTTGTTTTCGTTGGAGATGGCATAAACGATTCAGCTGCACTGGCCTATGCAGATGTGTCAGTGTCCTTCGCCTCTGGAAGTGACTTGGCCCGGGAAACCGCCGACGTTGTTCTCACCAACGATCGTGTGTCCGATCTGATTGTGGCTCAGGATCTTGCCCGTCACACCTTTGCTCTCGTAAAGCAAAACATCGGGATTGTTGGCGTCCCGAATCTGTCTGCACTGCTCATTGGAACCTTCCTCCCTGTCAGCCCAATCGCAGCAGTTTTCCTAAATAATGGTTCTTGTTTGGTGGCTGCCGGCAATGCCATCAGAGCCCTGGGCTTCAAGGCGAAGGCACTGCCGTCTGCAAAACCATCCACTCGTAGAGATCTCGTCGATGTCGTGGCTTCTGAGTCGGATCCCGATTCTCAGCCAATCCTTGACCTTGACCTCTCTGGGCTGGCAAAACGCGTTGGTGTGAGTTATCAGAAGATTTCGGCCCGCAGACGACGTCCTGATTTCAGCGATTGGATTGCTGAGCGCGATCCAGATGGCCATGCTTGGCAATACTGCTCAAAGCGAAAATCTTTCTCAGTGATTGCAGCCTGA
- a CDS encoding carbonic anhydrase, with product MDEKEGSYIDSGWGLDDPSAIVEELKAGFQRFLEGHTAHPHASEARRHQLAGGQHPQVALLACSDSRVPVEVIFDAGFGDLFVIRNAGNTNTFGSAGSIEYAVLDLNVRVLVVMSHQGCGAVKAAYLKEASFSASLTELVTDIKTGLTSHGISTDDLSSYNDACLRHASITATSLMDTSAPIFDAVQNKRLMIQPAFLHIDPLAISWLPPLYGRG from the coding sequence ATGGATGAGAAAGAAGGCTCCTACATCGATTCGGGTTGGGGTCTGGATGATCCCAGCGCAATCGTCGAGGAGCTCAAGGCAGGGTTCCAACGTTTTCTCGAAGGACATACTGCCCATCCGCATGCCTCAGAAGCAAGGCGTCATCAGCTAGCAGGCGGTCAACATCCTCAAGTTGCACTTCTGGCCTGCTCTGACTCACGAGTTCCCGTTGAGGTGATCTTCGATGCCGGCTTTGGCGATCTTTTTGTGATCCGTAACGCCGGTAACACTAATACGTTCGGGTCAGCCGGTTCCATCGAATACGCCGTGCTTGACCTCAATGTTCGTGTTTTGGTAGTTATGAGCCATCAAGGCTGTGGAGCAGTCAAGGCGGCTTATCTCAAGGAGGCAAGCTTCTCGGCATCGCTCACCGAGCTTGTTACTGACATAAAGACAGGCCTTACCAGTCATGGCATTAGCACCGATGACCTCAGTAGCTACAACGATGCCTGTTTGCGCCACGCCAGCATTACCGCAACCTCGTTGATGGACACCAGTGCCCCGATCTTCGATGCTGTCCAGAACAAAAGGTTGATGATTCAACCAGCCTTTCTCCATATCGATCCTCTGGCCATCTCCTGGTTGCCTCCGCTTTATGGACGCGGCTGA
- a CDS encoding ArsA-related P-loop ATPase — MIIFASADRYQALQKVVSAIASHLKKERKLKVIDMSGERLNLLLENKNSTISYFDHSQIVDDIWMMLNPHALEWWKLLGLEDKDSLELPCLPGIEDLTRIIKLAQVIDEHKDFNLLIVILPHPLHAIKLLQMAQKGPDLVEQLVDPLLNWWDKTRKSLSAVEKMFRLNLPSSKRLRLEDVWKKKFETLQRITSERNQHNFICFIDQESRNLDQLQHRFSNFALHGGFPTHLVIQDAEKLIVEQIESDCSDIPFTLIKWPEEKQQDIAKMLLEAPSNRRTKFTNKNDRSINIFMPGVQKKSLKIKQTIDNIYLIYQGNHRAIEIPEAWKKMRCGRAQIKLSWLTLFFLDDIEDGLHPNHHATRKKGVPGRIGKIQPNTANPSDT; from the coding sequence TTGATCATCTTTGCCAGCGCTGATAGGTATCAAGCACTACAGAAAGTCGTTAGTGCTATTGCAAGCCATCTAAAAAAAGAACGAAAATTGAAAGTTATCGATATGTCTGGAGAGAGATTAAACCTATTATTAGAAAACAAAAACTCAACTATCTCATACTTCGATCATAGTCAAATAGTCGACGATATTTGGATGATGTTAAACCCACACGCTTTGGAATGGTGGAAGCTCTTAGGACTTGAAGACAAAGATTCTTTGGAATTACCTTGCCTACCTGGGATTGAAGACCTAACGCGTATCATCAAACTTGCACAAGTCATTGATGAGCACAAAGACTTTAATCTTCTAATAGTGATTCTCCCTCACCCTCTGCACGCGATCAAGCTTCTGCAGATGGCCCAAAAAGGACCCGATTTGGTTGAGCAACTTGTCGACCCCCTATTGAATTGGTGGGATAAGACACGCAAGTCTTTATCAGCCGTAGAAAAAATGTTTCGACTCAATCTACCCTCCTCAAAGAGATTACGATTAGAAGATGTGTGGAAGAAAAAGTTTGAAACGCTTCAGAGAATTACTTCAGAGAGGAATCAGCACAATTTCATTTGTTTCATTGATCAGGAATCGAGAAATCTTGATCAACTGCAGCACCGATTCAGCAACTTTGCACTACATGGCGGATTCCCAACACATCTTGTTATTCAAGATGCAGAAAAGTTGATCGTGGAGCAAATTGAAAGTGACTGCTCCGACATCCCATTCACACTTATCAAATGGCCTGAAGAGAAACAGCAAGATATCGCAAAAATGCTGTTGGAAGCGCCCTCTAATCGACGAACCAAATTCACCAACAAAAATGATAGGTCAATCAATATATTTATGCCTGGGGTTCAAAAAAAGTCTTTAAAGATTAAACAAACTATCGATAATATTTATCTAATTTATCAGGGTAATCACAGAGCAATAGAGATTCCTGAGGCGTGGAAGAAGATGCGATGTGGACGTGCTCAAATAAAATTATCCTGGTTAACATTATTTTTTTTGGATGACATCGAGGATGGTCTCCACCCCAACCACCATGCAACAAGGAAAAAAGGGGTCCCCGGAAGGATTGGCAAAATCCAACCCAATACTGCCAATCCGAGTGATACTTGA
- a CDS encoding DUF5132 domain-containing protein, whose amino-acid sequence MFELEYLVAFALGASLVAITPIAASVSGRESRLTKAISGAGRSITKQGLKVGIVVVSKASGLFTGVKSGLSEVGESFGDILAEAKADLAETKPTKASGTSKA is encoded by the coding sequence ATGTTCGAGCTAGAATACCTGGTTGCGTTTGCATTGGGGGCTAGTTTGGTAGCCATTACACCCATTGCTGCATCTGTTTCGGGTCGTGAGAGCAGACTAACCAAAGCAATTTCAGGGGCAGGGCGAAGTATCACTAAGCAAGGCTTAAAAGTTGGAATCGTGGTTGTATCCAAAGCCTCTGGTCTTTTTACCGGTGTTAAGTCTGGTTTGAGCGAAGTTGGTGAAAGCTTCGGAGATATCCTTGCAGAAGCCAAGGCTGATCTGGCAGAAACCAAACCCACGAAAGCTTCGGGAACCTCTAAGGCTTGA
- the queA gene encoding tRNA preQ1(34) S-adenosylmethionine ribosyltransferase-isomerase QueA: MPDPRDLQLSSYDYPLPPERIAQAPVEPRHSARLLMVPPQGEPSTDAAHGQVWDLLEQLQPGDLLVVNDTRVLKARLAVRRSGGGLSELLVLEPRGEGRWLCLARPAKRMRPGDILTIDGSTSISLTVLAEDPASGGRLVQFPSDCRDAETIEGLLNDVGEVPLPPYIERHDPSDSQRYQTRYADRPGAVAAPTAGLHFSDELLAGLQQKGVDLARITLHVGLGTFRPVETEDLTALELHSEWVDVSPAVVEAVQACRGRVIAVGTTSVRALEGAAQAHGGVLKPYTGPVDLVIQPGYRFAVVQGLLTNFHLPKSSLLLLVSALIGREKLLELYHEAIERDYRFFSYGDAMWIAPEVVLPEVQPRP, translated from the coding sequence GTGCCTGACCCCAGGGACCTGCAACTCAGCAGCTACGACTACCCGCTGCCGCCCGAGCGGATCGCTCAAGCACCGGTCGAGCCCCGCCACAGCGCTCGCTTGTTGATGGTTCCCCCTCAGGGGGAGCCATCAACGGATGCAGCTCACGGCCAGGTCTGGGATCTGCTCGAGCAGCTGCAGCCCGGTGACCTGCTGGTGGTTAACGACACCCGTGTGCTGAAGGCCCGCCTGGCGGTGCGCCGTTCCGGGGGTGGGCTTTCTGAGTTGCTGGTGCTGGAGCCGCGGGGGGAGGGCCGCTGGCTGTGCCTGGCTCGTCCTGCCAAGCGCATGCGGCCTGGCGACATCCTCACGATTGATGGCAGCACTTCGATCAGCCTGACGGTGCTCGCGGAAGACCCCGCCAGTGGTGGAAGGCTGGTGCAGTTCCCGAGTGATTGCAGGGATGCCGAAACCATTGAGGGTTTGCTCAATGACGTGGGCGAGGTGCCCCTACCGCCCTACATCGAACGGCACGATCCCAGCGACAGCCAGCGTTATCAGACCCGTTACGCCGATCGCCCCGGTGCGGTGGCTGCCCCGACGGCGGGGTTGCATTTCAGTGATGAACTGCTGGCGGGCTTGCAGCAGAAAGGGGTGGATCTGGCCCGAATCACACTGCATGTGGGCCTCGGCACCTTTCGCCCCGTTGAAACTGAAGACCTCACCGCTTTGGAGTTGCACAGTGAATGGGTCGATGTCAGCCCTGCTGTTGTGGAAGCGGTGCAGGCTTGTCGAGGCCGGGTGATTGCGGTGGGCACCACGAGTGTTCGTGCCCTGGAGGGAGCCGCTCAAGCCCATGGCGGTGTTCTCAAGCCCTACACCGGGCCGGTGGATCTGGTGATTCAGCCGGGCTATCGCTTTGCAGTGGTGCAGGGCCTACTCACAAACTTTCACTTACCCAAGAGTTCTCTGTTGCTGTTGGTAAGTGCCTTGATCGGGAGAGAGAAACTGCTGGAGTTGTATCACGAGGCAATCGAACGGGACTATCGCTTTTTTTCTTATGGCGATGCCATGTGGATCGCCCCTGAGGTTGTTCTGCCAGAGGTTCAGCCGCGTCCATAA